A stretch of the Halomonas sp. BDJS001 genome encodes the following:
- a CDS encoding VOC family protein: MNQREKLNYVELTAKDLNATKTFFSAVFGWEFTDYGLEYSAFSNQGLDGGFYQADACSRTDNGAALLVFYSAQLEETYTKVVGNGGEIVKPIFEFPGGFRFHFTEPSGNEFAVWSEGRG, translated from the coding sequence ATGAACCAGCGTGAAAAGCTCAACTACGTCGAGCTTACCGCCAAGGACTTGAACGCCACTAAAACCTTTTTCTCAGCGGTGTTTGGCTGGGAGTTCACCGACTACGGCCTGGAATACAGTGCGTTTTCCAACCAGGGCTTGGATGGCGGCTTCTACCAGGCGGACGCCTGCAGCCGTACCGACAACGGCGCCGCCTTGCTGGTGTTTTATAGTGCTCAGTTGGAAGAGACCTACACCAAGGTGGTGGGCAATGGCGGCGAGATCGTAAAGCCGATTTTTGAGTTTCCCGGAGGCTTCCGTTTTCACTTTACTGAACCCAGCGGCAACGAGTTTGCCGTGTGGTCAGAGGGACGGGGCTAA
- a CDS encoding winged helix-turn-helix transcriptional regulator, giving the protein MRKIYTPATAASDVENVLKMLEGRWKLIILFHLFDGKVQRYSDFGKLIPEISQKMLAQQLRQLEADGIVARKVYPQVPPKVEYRLTEWGQTLCPALDALLKWAEQK; this is encoded by the coding sequence ATGAGAAAGATTTATACGCCTGCTACCGCCGCAAGCGATGTGGAAAATGTATTAAAAATGCTGGAAGGGCGCTGGAAGCTGATTATTCTCTTTCATCTGTTCGATGGGAAAGTGCAGCGCTACTCCGATTTTGGAAAACTCATCCCCGAGATCTCCCAGAAAATGCTGGCCCAACAGCTGCGCCAACTGGAAGCGGATGGCATTGTGGCCCGAAAGGTCTATCCCCAGGTGCCGCCAAAAGTGGAGTACCGCCTGACCGAATGGGGGCAAACGCTCTGCCCGGCGCTGGATGCCTTGCTGAAATGGGCAGAGCAGAAGTAG
- a CDS encoding NAD(P)/FAD-dependent oxidoreductase, translating into MNGPQPVSQIASLWRDTAKTAPNFSRLSNDKTVDVAIIGGGYTGLTAAHRLAERDVQSIVVDANPIGWGASGRNGGVVSAKFRLSFPSIAQAHGVPVATAMHRLCHQAVDEVDALIQFYSLESARFTRCGNLRCAHTAKALEEITEEANWMRREMGDDSLRCLSAGEVAEETGSHAFKGGVLGLGVGTLHPLDYVRGLAEGLNQRHGEIVFERTPATSIRRLNDGVHITTPNGEIKARQVILATNAYSDITPVSATIKARLVPFRSSIIATHPLPEALQNYLLIKDRSYGETRRMMRWFRKVDGRIVFGGRGAFGKRDSQAAFDSLQSAMVSLFPALADIGIAYRWSGHVGMTLDALPHVGRFDDRVCYAAGYNGAGVAMSTLLGRLAADYAMGESPDVALLAADRLKAVPLYPLREVGIRLVAGYYQFLDAIGR; encoded by the coding sequence ATGAATGGGCCTCAGCCGGTATCCCAGATTGCTTCGCTTTGGCGTGATACGGCGAAGACTGCCCCGAATTTTTCGCGTCTTTCCAACGATAAAACCGTCGATGTCGCAATAATCGGGGGAGGATACACGGGATTAACAGCGGCCCACCGGCTGGCAGAAAGGGACGTTCAATCGATTGTGGTGGATGCCAACCCTATCGGCTGGGGCGCAAGCGGACGTAATGGCGGAGTGGTATCCGCCAAATTCCGACTATCGTTTCCCAGCATCGCCCAGGCCCACGGCGTGCCGGTCGCCACTGCCATGCACCGGCTCTGCCATCAGGCAGTGGACGAGGTGGACGCTTTGATTCAGTTTTATAGCCTGGAGAGCGCCCGCTTCACACGCTGCGGCAACCTGCGCTGTGCCCATACGGCCAAGGCTCTGGAAGAGATTACCGAGGAAGCCAACTGGATGCGGCGGGAAATGGGCGATGATTCGCTGCGCTGCCTTTCTGCTGGCGAGGTAGCTGAAGAGACTGGGTCTCATGCGTTTAAGGGTGGGGTTTTAGGGCTTGGCGTAGGTACCTTGCACCCTCTCGACTATGTGCGGGGTTTGGCGGAAGGGCTCAACCAACGCCATGGCGAGATTGTCTTCGAGCGAACTCCGGCCACTAGCATTCGCCGCCTGAACGATGGTGTTCATATCACGACGCCAAACGGTGAGATCAAGGCACGACAGGTGATCCTGGCCACTAATGCCTATTCGGACATTACGCCTGTCAGTGCCACGATCAAGGCGCGCCTGGTGCCGTTTAGAAGTTCGATTATCGCCACTCACCCTCTTCCAGAGGCGCTGCAGAACTACCTGTTGATCAAGGATAGAAGCTATGGCGAAACCCGACGAATGATGCGCTGGTTTCGCAAGGTCGATGGACGGATCGTATTTGGCGGTCGTGGGGCGTTTGGGAAGCGTGATTCTCAGGCGGCGTTCGATTCCCTGCAGAGCGCCATGGTGTCGCTGTTTCCAGCGCTTGCCGATATCGGCATTGCCTATCGCTGGTCGGGGCATGTGGGCATGACGCTGGATGCTTTACCCCATGTCGGCAGATTTGACGACCGTGTTTGCTACGCCGCCGGTTACAACGGCGCTGGCGTGGCCATGTCGACATTGCTCGGGCGGTTGGCGGCAGACTACGCCATGGGTGAAAGCCCTGACGTGGCGCTGCTCGCCGCGGATCGGCTCAAGGCCGTCCCGCTTTACCCCTTGCGTGAAGTCGGTATTCGACTGGTAGCGGGTT
- a CDS encoding DUF3541 domain-containing protein, with amino-acid sequence MGKLFSLMIVLALAFLLADREDHPLVGRVREALVAAVDPASGIIPSFAEGEGVAGGEHRNVLTT; translated from the coding sequence ATGGGAAAGCTCTTTTCACTGATGATTGTGCTGGCATTGGCCTTCCTGCTTGCCGACCGCGAGGATCACCCGCTGGTGGGCCGGGTGCGTGAGGCGCTGGTGGCGGCGGTGGATCCAGCCAGCGGCATCATCCCCTCGTTCGCGGAGGGAGAGGGGGTGGCGGGTGGTGAACACCGCAACGTTCTGACAACTTGA
- a CDS encoding LysR family transcriptional regulator — protein sequence MPTLRRQLPSANALFVFESAARCGNFTKAAAELGVTQPAVSRMLALLEEYLEVKLFLRTPGKTELTESGEILYQGVVDGFHNIEAAIQEIRARSTGLETVTLSVSTAFTTHWLMPRMHRLQAQLPHIDLRFQLISGSVSGSVEDVDLGIRFVTGEDILHDASLILPEILVPVCSPAYRKQQLESSGNDVSTTLISLSDSRIDWFELLPNFHLQAYGTTHSLVFSDYAVVIQAALLGQGIAIGWLNITSHWLETGSLVPATPTAIATERLCHLVHSRKKPLSDAAKQVREWIIEETRNDVANVAKQYPELKLESFLAKDF from the coding sequence ATGCCTACATTGCGCCGACAACTACCCAGCGCCAACGCCCTGTTTGTTTTTGAGTCCGCGGCCCGCTGCGGTAACTTCACCAAAGCTGCCGCCGAGCTCGGGGTTACCCAGCCGGCGGTCAGCCGCATGCTGGCGCTTCTGGAAGAGTATCTGGAGGTTAAGCTGTTCTTGCGCACGCCCGGTAAAACCGAGCTGACCGAGAGTGGCGAGATACTTTACCAAGGCGTGGTCGACGGCTTTCATAATATCGAAGCGGCGATTCAGGAAATTCGGGCGCGCAGCACCGGGCTTGAAACCGTCACGCTATCGGTGTCAACCGCCTTCACCACCCATTGGCTGATGCCGCGCATGCACAGGCTGCAGGCGCAGCTACCCCATATCGATCTGCGCTTTCAGCTGATATCGGGGTCGGTCAGCGGCTCGGTCGAGGATGTTGACCTGGGGATTCGCTTTGTTACGGGGGAGGACATCCTGCATGATGCCTCTTTGATACTGCCGGAGATACTGGTACCGGTCTGCAGTCCGGCCTATCGAAAGCAGCAGCTCGAATCGTCCGGTAACGATGTCTCCACCACCCTGATTAGCCTCAGCGATAGCCGCATAGACTGGTTTGAGCTTTTGCCCAATTTCCATCTGCAGGCTTATGGAACGACGCATTCACTGGTTTTTTCGGACTATGCCGTCGTGATCCAGGCGGCCCTGCTGGGCCAGGGTATCGCCATCGGCTGGCTGAATATCACATCCCACTGGCTGGAGACCGGCTCGCTGGTTCCCGCCACACCAACCGCGATTGCCACCGAGCGGCTATGCCACCTGGTTCACTCACGTAAGAAGCCGCTAAGCGATGCAGCCAAGCAGGTTCGGGAGTGGATAATAGAAGAAACACGCAATGACGTTGCGAATGTGGCGAAGCAGTATCCCGAGTTGAAGCTTGAATCCTTTCTGGCTAAGGACTTCTGA
- a CDS encoding nuclear transport factor 2 family protein: MSLSLPDAITTYFSISNGADDTHLGDCFTQDACVFDEGETHRGRPAIQAWLRATRAKIEYCVEPVSVSHQDNTMVVTATVTGDFPGSPVQLDHTFQLADAQIQSLEIH, translated from the coding sequence ATGAGTTTGTCACTGCCAGACGCGATCACCACTTACTTCAGCATCAGCAACGGGGCGGACGACACCCACCTTGGCGATTGCTTTACCCAAGATGCCTGTGTGTTTGATGAAGGCGAGACGCACCGCGGGCGCCCGGCTATTCAAGCCTGGCTGCGCGCCACCCGTGCCAAGATTGAGTATTGCGTCGAGCCGGTCAGTGTTTCCCATCAAGACAACACGATGGTGGTTACCGCCACCGTGACCGGCGACTTCCCCGGCAGCCCGGTGCAACTGGATCACACTTTTCAGCTTGCCGATGCGCAAATCCAGTCATTGGAGATTCACTAA
- a CDS encoding GNAT family N-acetyltransferase has translation MHYRTMTINDYEAAIALWSESEGVRLRDADSRAGIEKYLLRNPGLSFVAEGEREGELVGTIMAGHDGKRGYIQHLSVADSHRRKGIATKLVNLCLDALKNEGILKSHLMILPENEAAQTFWTSQGWAYRSDILLYSFVNGDNHNV, from the coding sequence ATGCACTACCGCACCATGACCATCAACGACTACGAAGCCGCCATTGCCCTGTGGAGCGAAAGCGAAGGCGTGCGGCTGCGCGATGCGGATTCCCGAGCAGGCATTGAGAAGTACCTGCTGCGCAATCCCGGCCTGAGCTTTGTGGCAGAAGGAGAAAGAGAAGGGGAACTGGTGGGAACGATCATGGCGGGCCATGATGGCAAGCGCGGCTATATTCAGCACTTGTCGGTGGCGGATTCCCATCGCCGCAAAGGCATCGCGACAAAGCTGGTCAACCTTTGCCTGGATGCACTCAAAAACGAAGGCATCCTGAAATCGCACCTGATGATCCTTCCCGAGAACGAAGCCGCCCAGACGTTTTGGACAAGCCAGGGCTGGGCCTATCGATCAGATATTTTGCTCTATTCGTTCGTGAATGGAGATAACCATAACGTTTAG
- a CDS encoding ABC transporter ATP-binding protein → MDERDSVGVAIRSISKRYGSTVALKDITLNIEPGEFVSLLGPSGSGKTTLLGALGGFVMPSSGSVWVGDQDMTYMPPHKRNIGIVFQSYALFPHMSVGENVAFPLRARRLPKSTWPERVRQALAMVELDGYQDRGVSQLSGGQRQRVALARAIVFEPRLILMDEPLSALDKQLRETMQIELRRLHRKLGATVVYVTHDQREALTMSDRVAILKDGELVQIGAPETLHNNPKDSFVASFIGDSTLLPVIRIDEHTVRLGDQTLRSAKPITPHAELLLAIQTEKLLIDDGQHEPGINRLPCRIMEAVYQGDSLRLFLELEGGISISLRQPSHHAARLQIPPLGERLSVVLHPEDTIIVPRSGCPTPATNVA, encoded by the coding sequence ATGGATGAGCGAGACAGTGTGGGGGTTGCCATACGCTCCATCAGTAAGCGGTATGGCAGCACGGTAGCCCTGAAAGACATAACCTTAAATATTGAGCCGGGTGAATTCGTGTCGTTGCTGGGCCCTTCGGGCTCGGGAAAAACGACTTTGCTTGGCGCCTTGGGCGGGTTCGTCATGCCCTCTTCAGGGTCAGTATGGGTCGGTGATCAGGACATGACCTACATGCCGCCGCACAAGCGCAACATCGGCATCGTCTTTCAGAGTTACGCTCTCTTTCCTCACATGAGTGTCGGCGAAAACGTCGCCTTTCCCTTGCGGGCTCGTCGCCTCCCCAAGTCAACATGGCCGGAGCGGGTTCGTCAGGCGCTGGCCATGGTGGAACTGGATGGCTATCAGGATAGGGGTGTATCACAACTTTCAGGCGGCCAACGGCAGCGGGTCGCTCTTGCCAGAGCAATCGTGTTCGAGCCACGGCTAATCCTGATGGACGAACCGCTTTCAGCGCTAGATAAGCAGTTGCGCGAGACGATGCAGATAGAGCTGCGCCGCTTGCATCGCAAGCTGGGGGCTACCGTGGTGTATGTGACCCACGACCAGCGTGAGGCACTGACCATGAGCGACAGGGTCGCGATCCTTAAGGATGGCGAACTGGTTCAGATCGGCGCCCCCGAAACGCTGCACAACAATCCTAAAGACTCTTTTGTGGCCAGCTTCATCGGTGATTCCACCCTGCTCCCGGTGATCCGCATCGATGAGCATACTGTCCGGTTAGGCGATCAAACACTGCGTTCGGCCAAGCCTATCACTCCTCATGCCGAACTACTGCTGGCGATTCAAACCGAAAAACTGCTGATCGATGACGGCCAGCATGAACCGGGCATCAATCGCCTGCCATGCCGAATCATGGAGGCCGTCTACCAGGGCGATAGCCTGCGATTGTTCCTCGAACTGGAAGGCGGCATCTCCATCAGTCTGCGTCAACCCAGCCACCATGCCGCAAGGCTACAGATTCCACCGCTCGGCGAGCGCTTGAGCGTGGTACTGCATCCAGAGGACACCATCATCGTGCCTCGTTCGGGATGCCCCACTCCGGCGACCAACGTTGCCTGA
- a CDS encoding HAD-IA family hydrolase, protein MELSNFKVLTFDVVGTLIDFETGVLDAVRRIGGHAAQDLSDNTIFEAYKRGRDRYPGRSSSAMADVYRSLAEELKLPADSVSADAFQLAVLRWPAFEDSVAALKRLRKHYRLVAMTNADRTAFSCYSHILDNPFDDSVTCDETGVAKPNPQFFAYNRGRQTAHGYQFSEILHVAQSQYHDIGIAKELGYTTCWIERRQGQPGFGGTPEPAQVTTPDFHFPTLKALADAVEKV, encoded by the coding sequence ATGGAACTTTCCAATTTTAAAGTTCTTACCTTCGATGTCGTGGGCACGCTGATCGATTTCGAAACCGGTGTACTGGACGCTGTCCGTCGAATTGGTGGCCATGCTGCTCAAGACCTGAGCGACAACACCATCTTCGAGGCCTACAAACGTGGGCGGGATCGCTACCCTGGCCGTTCGAGCAGTGCCATGGCGGATGTCTATCGCTCGCTGGCGGAGGAGTTGAAGCTACCTGCGGATTCGGTTTCGGCCGACGCCTTCCAGTTGGCGGTGCTGCGTTGGCCCGCTTTTGAGGATTCGGTGGCGGCACTGAAGCGCCTTCGTAAACACTATCGCCTGGTGGCGATGACCAATGCTGATCGCACAGCGTTCTCCTGCTACTCGCATATTCTCGACAATCCATTCGACGATAGCGTGACCTGCGACGAGACCGGTGTAGCCAAGCCCAATCCTCAATTCTTCGCTTACAACCGTGGCCGTCAGACAGCCCATGGCTATCAGTTCTCGGAAATACTGCATGTCGCCCAGAGCCAGTACCACGACATCGGCATTGCCAAGGAACTGGGTTACACCACTTGCTGGATTGAGCGTCGTCAAGGCCAGCCGGGGTTCGGCGGCACACCGGAACCGGCACAGGTGACAACGCCAGACTTCCATTTTCCCACGCTGAAGGCGTTGGCCGACGCCGTGGAGAAGGTGTGA
- a CDS encoding SDR family oxidoreductase: MNLNLNGRRVLITGGSKGVGAAVVALFREEGAQVLTTARTRPADLPDELFVTADLTTAKGCSSVADAVNERLGGVDIIVHVLGGSSAPGGGFAALGEEEWQRELDINLFPAVRLDRALLPGMLAQGDGVIIHVTSIQRELPLPESTTAYAAAKAALSTYSKSLSKEVSPKGVRVVRVSPGWIETEAAVALAERIAQDAGTDYAGGKQIIMNSLGGIPIGRPSKPSEVANLIAFLASPLAATITVTEYVIDGGTVPVA; the protein is encoded by the coding sequence ATGAACCTGAACTTGAACGGGCGACGCGTATTGATCACCGGTGGTAGCAAAGGGGTTGGCGCTGCCGTGGTGGCACTCTTTCGCGAGGAAGGCGCGCAAGTGCTAACAACCGCCCGTACTCGCCCCGCCGACCTGCCCGATGAGCTGTTTGTAACCGCTGACCTAACGACGGCCAAAGGCTGTTCCTCGGTGGCCGATGCGGTCAACGAACGCTTGGGTGGCGTGGATATTATCGTTCATGTGCTGGGTGGCTCATCCGCGCCCGGCGGTGGATTCGCAGCCCTTGGGGAGGAGGAGTGGCAGCGTGAGCTCGACATCAACCTGTTTCCCGCCGTACGGCTGGATCGTGCCCTACTGCCCGGCATGCTTGCCCAGGGCGATGGAGTGATTATCCACGTGACCTCCATTCAGCGTGAGCTCCCCCTGCCCGAATCGACCACGGCTTACGCGGCGGCCAAGGCGGCGCTATCCACCTATAGCAAGAGCTTGTCAAAAGAGGTGTCACCCAAAGGGGTGCGTGTGGTTCGGGTGTCGCCGGGCTGGATCGAGACGGAAGCCGCCGTTGCGCTGGCCGAGCGGATTGCCCAAGATGCAGGCACCGATTACGCAGGCGGCAAACAGATCATCATGAATTCGCTGGGCGGCATCCCGATTGGCCGCCCTTCAAAGCCTTCTGAAGTAGCCAACCTGATTGCGTTTCTGGCCTCACCGCTGGCGGCTACCATCACGGTTACGGAATATGTGATTGATGGTGGTACTGTGCCTGTTGCTTGA